The genomic interval TGTCCGGCGAGTTCGACACCGGTCGGCCCGCCGCCGACGAGCGCGAAGGTGAGCCACCGCTTTCGCTCCCGGTCGTTCGCCGCCGTTTCGGCCATCTCGAACGCCCGGTAGATCCGGCGGCGGATGTCCAGCGCGTCGTCCAGGGTCTTCATGCCAGGGGCGTGGGCGGCGAACTCGTCGTGCCCGAAGTAGGACTGCCGCATGCCCACCGCGACGATCAGATCGTCGTAAGGCAGCTGGACGACGCCACCCCCGGGCCGCCGTGCGTGCACCAGCCGGGCGTCGGCGTCCACGTCGGTGGCCTCGGCCAGCACGCAGCGCACGTTGTGATGGCGGCGCAGGACCGCGCGGAGCGGCTGCGCGATCTGCCCTTCGGACAGGATTCCGGAGGCGCACTGATAGAGCAGCGGTTGGAAGAGGTGGTGGGCGTGGCGGTCGACCACGGTCACCGCGACCGGTGACTTCCGCAGGGCACGGGCGGCGAACAGCCCCGCGAACCCCCCGCCGAGGATCACCACCCTGCGGGGCGTGATGTGATCCTGCATCCGAGATCAGCCCCCGGTGGCGAAGCCGGGAAAGAGCGTCATCCCGCCGTCGACGTAAAGGGTGGTGCCGACGACGTAGTCGAGCAGATCGGAGGCCACGGCGACGACGGCGTTGGCGATGTCCTCCGGGTCGCCCACGCGGCGGTACGGGATCAGTCGCAGCAGGTCGGCCTCGGCCTCGGGGGTGGACCAGGCGTCGCGGTTGATCGGTGTGCGGATGGCACCGGGCGCCACGGCGTTGACCCTGATCCGCTTCGGGGCCAGCTCCTGGGCCAGGGTCTGCATCAGCATGCCCACGCCGCCCTTGGAGGAGGCGTAGTTCACGTGCCCCGACCACGGGACGACCTGGTGGACCGAGCTCATGCAGATGATCTTTCCCGCCGAACGGGAGACCTCCTCGACCACACCGCGCCGGACGAACTCCTTGGCGGCCTCCCGCGCGCACAGGAACTGGCCCGTCAGGTTGACGTCGATGACCTTCTGCCACTGGGCGAGGGTCATCTCCGTCACGGCCGAGTCCCGTTGGAGGCCCGCGTTGGCCACCATGATGTCGATCGTGCCGAACTCCTCGACCATGCGCGCGACCATGGCGGTCACCTGGCCCTCGTCGGACACGTCGGCCTCGTGGGCGTACGCGCGGACGCCGAAGCTCTCGATCTCCTTGACGACGTTCTCGGCATCCTCGGCGCCGACGACGTAGTTCACCACGACGTCCGCTCCGGCCCGGCCCAGGGCGATGGCGGTCGCCAGGCCGATGCCCGAGTTGGCGCCGGTCACCAGCGCCTTCTGTCCCCTGAGAAGCTGCGCGGACACCGTCCCGCGGCTCTCGTTGACGTTTGCTGCCACCACGTCTCTCCTTCTGCGTTCGGACGGACACCCTCAAGGACGGGCAAACGCAGGAGTAAGGCTGGGCGTCACCCGGCCCCGACAGGGCAGACACGAAAGCCGTCGCACACCCGGCCCCCAGACGAAAGCACCCCGCCCCTCGGATGACGGAGACCGCCGCGCAGCACACCCCACTTCAGCCGGGCACGTCACGCGGTCGGCCTACGAGCCGCGACGGCAGGATTGCGGCCATGAACGTCACTCCTGTCACTCCGCCGCGGCCGATCGATGTTGTGGCGGTCTTTCCCCAACTGGCCCCGCTGGCCCGCACGGCGACCCGCCTGCACCCCCGCCCCGGGGCGCCGACGTGGCAGGACAGTCGCTGCCGTCCGGGGGCGTTGATGCCAACGTTGGACGTCAGCGGAAGAGCTCCGGCACGGGGCAGGGCTCCAAGGGCTCCTCCGGCCGGTCGGCCCAGTTCCACCAGACATGCCGACCGCTACACCTCCACAGCGTCCGGCAACTCCGTCGGCCGTCGTCGTCCTGCCCGGCGAGCACCAGGCCGCGCGACAACAGGGCTGTTGCACTCGGGACAGGGCGGAGCATCGTCGGGCAAGGGAGATCTGTTCCGGGCGCGCCTGGATGGCTTGTGCCTGGACCGGCGCGATCGTCAGCGCGAGGCCCTGGCCCCGTCGGTTCTCGGCCGCTCCGGTCCGCAAGTGTTGCGGCCCGTGGGCGAGCGGCTCTGCCGAAGCCCGGGCTCTGGTTTGCGTACGACGACAACGGCGCCGTTCACCGTCGGTGAGACCGGCGCCCGCCCGTGCCGGTGGGCGCCTTGCTTCCGGGCCTCGCAGCCTGAGCGGTGCGCGGGTGAGCGGCTGCCATGTCCACCGAGTCCTCGTGCGGTCACCGCCCCGGGGGACCTGTGCGACGGCTGTGACGTGTCTCACCGGAACTCGCCCGCGCCGTACGTCAGTTCAAGACGTGACCACAGATATGCGAACCCGGGTGCGAAACGGAGATCCGGACGCCTTCGCGGAACTCTTCGACGCGTGCGCCCGCGCGGTGTACAACCACGCCTTCCGGCTGACCGCCGACTGGTCGCTGGCCGAGGACGTGATGTCGACAACCTTCATGGAGGCGTGGCGGCGCCGGGCCTCGGTCGAGGCCGAAGGCGGCTCGCTGCGGCCGTGGCTGCTGGGCATCGCCACCAACGTCGCCCGCTCCCACCACCGCGGCAACCGCCGCTACCGCAACGCGGCGAGCGCCGCGGCAGCCGCGCACGCCGCCGAGGAACGGGTCGAGGACCACGCCGAGGAGACCGCCGGACGCCTGGACGACCGGCGCCGTATCAACGCCACGCTCGCCGCCCTCAGTCTGCTCAAGCGTCCCGAGCGCGAGGTCCTGACGCTGTGCCTGTGGGAGGGGATGGAGTACGCCGAGGCGGCCCGCGCCCTCGGTGTCCCGGTCGGCACCGTCCGCTCCCGCCTCTCCCGCGCCCGCTCCAAGCTGCGCAAGCTCGCCGACGCGCAACTGCTCGGAGAAAAACGGGAACCCACCCGCACGAACCGGCAGATAACAGGTGATCGCGGATACGCGGTCCGGTCCGCACAGGAAGGAAACCGATGAACGCCAGCCCCTCCCACCGGCCCCACCCGGCCGAGTGGACGGAGACGCAGAGTCTGCTGCCCTCCGCCGAGCGGGATCTGCCGGCGGGCCGCCACCAGTTCCACAAGGAGCAGATGATGGCCCGGATCCACGAAGACCTCCGCACCTCCTCCCGTACGTCCGCCACCTCTCGGGTCGCACCCGTGAAGCGCTCCAACCCGTTCCTGCGCCGTACGATCCTCCTGCCCGCCGCGGCCTTCGCCCTGGCCGGCGCGGTCGTGGGCGGCCTCGCCCTCACCGGCGGCGGAACCGACGGCGGCAGGACCGCCCTGGCCACCGGCCCCGCACTGACCACCAGGATCGGCGCCGCCGACGCCAAGGGCGCCCCCCAGCTCCTCGAACGCATCTCCCTGGCCGCCGCCGACACCTCCGCGCCCACCCCGCGCAAGGGCCAGTACATCTACATCGCCTCCAAGGTGGCCGACAGCTACGTCAAGACCGACGGCGACAAGAGCGAGGCGGTCAGCAAGGAACTGCACTCCCGCCAGGTCTGGAACTCCCTCGACGGCAGGGACGGTTGGCTGATCGAGGCCGGCGAGACGAGCGACGAGGGCATCACCCTGAAGAGCGACGTCCCGTTCAGCGGCGCCTACAACGCCCTGGCCGGGCTGCCGACCGATCCCGACGCGCTGCTGCAGCGGATCTACCGTGCCTCGGACGCCAACCGGGACCCCGAAGTCCCGCGCGACCAGGCCGCCTTCGTCGCGATCGGCGATCTGCTGTTCGAGAGCTATCCGCCTGCCGAGGTCGGCGCCGCCCTGTACAAGGCCGCGGCCAAGATCCCCGGAGTCGTCTCGGTGGATGACGCGGTCGACGCCACGGGCCGGCACGGGGTCGCGATCGCGCGGGAGAACCCAGTCGCCGGCGAGCGCACCGAGTGGATCTTCGACAAGAAGACCCTGCGGTTCCTCGGCGAGCGCATCGTGGTGGTCAAGGCCACGGCGGGCAATCCCCTCAAGGTCGGTACCGTCACGCACACCAGCGCGATCACCGAGCGCGCGGTCGTCGACGCCGCCCAGCAGGTCCCCGGGCAGGTGAGCTGAATGCGCGACAGAACCACGAGCGCCTCGCTGGCCGCCCTGCTGGTGGCGGGGCTGATGACGGGCGTCTCGGTGGCGGCCACGGGCTCCGGCCTCGGCGTACGGACGCAGGACACCGCCACGGTCGCGGCGCCCGGCAGCCCCGCCCTCGGCGCGCGGACCCCCGGCTCCGCCTCCGCGGCTGGCCGGTACGTCACCCTCCTCACCGGCGACCGGGTCCGGTTGGACGCCCGGGGCCGGGTCACGGGCGTACGGCGGGCACCGGGCCGTGAGCACGTCCCGGTGTCCGTGCGCGGCGTCGGGGGCGATCAGTACGTCGTTCCCGCCGACGCCGCCGCCCTGATCGGCCAAGGCGTCCTGGACATGCGGCTGTTCGATGTCAGCGGCCTGATACGCGCCGGATACGACGACACCCGGCGCGGCACGCTCCCGCTGATCGTGTCGTACGAGGGCAAGTCCGCCCAGCGCAGGAGCACCCAGAAGTCACTGGTCGCGGACGCGGACGCCACCGTGAGCCGGGAGCTGCCCAGCGTGGCGGGCGCCGCGATCACCGTGCCCAAGGCCGGGGCCGACGACATGTGGCAGGCCCTCACCGAGGAGCAGGGAGTCGCGCGGGTCTGGCTGGACGGCCGGTTCAAGGCGCCGGCGGACGAAGACGGCGCGAAGTCCCGGGAGGCGGACGGGAAGGCCGACGGGGAGGCGGGCGGGGAGGCGGCCGGCGGCGTCGCGCAGATCGGCGCCCCGACCGCCTGGGCGGCCGGATACGACGGCAAGGGCGTCAAGGTCGCCGTCCTGGACACCGGCGTCGACACCACCCACCCGGACCTCGCCTCGGCGGTGAAGGCCTCGAAGAACTTCACCGGCACCGGCAGCACCGACGACATGGCCGGCCACGGCACCCATGTGGCCGCGACGCTGGCGGGCTCCGGCGCACGGTCCGGCGGCCGGTACAAGGGCGTCGCGCCCGGTGCCGGGATCCTCAACGCCAAGGTGCTGGACGACAGCGGCGAGGGCAGCGACTCCAGCGTCATCGCCGGCCTGGAGTGGGCCGCCGGGCAGGGCGCCAAGGTGGCCAACCTCAGCCTGGGCCAGGAGGACACCCCGGGGGAGGACCCGGTCGAGGCGGCGGTGAACGCCCTCTCGAAGAGCACCGGCATGCTCACCGTCGCCGCGGCCGGCAACGAGGGCCCCGACGCGGGAACCGTCGACTCCCCGGGGGCCGCGGAGTCGGCGCTCACCGTGGGCGCCGTCGACGGCGAGGACCGGCTCGCCGACTTCTCCAGCACCGGCCCGACCGCCGACAGCGCGCTGAAACCGGACCTCACGGCGCCGGGCGTGGACATCGTCTCGGCGAGGGCGGCGCACGGCCACATGGGCGACCCGGCCGCCGACGGCTATGTCGCCATGTCCGGTACGTCGATGGCGACGCCGCATGTCGCGGGGGCGGCCGCGATCCTCGCCCAGCGGCACCCCGACTGGACAGGCGCACGGATCAAACAGGCGCTCACCGCGTCCACCACCCCTACCTCCGGCGCGACCGTTTACCAGCAGGGGACGGGCCGGGTCGACGTGTCCCGGGCACTGGAGGGGGCGGTGGCGAGCGAACAGACCTCCGTGTCCTTCGGCAAGCAGCGGTGGCCCCACACCGACGACCGGCCGGTCACCCAGCACATCACCTACCGCAACGACGGCGACCACCCCGTCACCCTGGACCTGACGGCCACCGCGACCGGCCCCGGAGGCAGCACGGCCCCCGAAGGCATGTTCACGCTGAGCACCACACAGCTCACCGTCCCGGCGGGCGGCACCGCCGGCGTCGATCTCACCGCGGACACCCGCGTCGAGGCGGCGGACGGCGCCTACTCGGGCACGCTGGTCGCCACCGCGCGGAACGGCGCCGAACCCGCGGCCGCCGACCCCGCTGCCGTACGGACCGCCTTCGGCGTCGTACGCGAGGCCGAGGCATACGACCTCACCCTGAAGTTCCTCGACCGCGGCGGCCGGCCCGTGAGCGCTCCGCTGACCGAGGTCCTCGGGTACTCGGGCACGTACTGGACCACGAACCTCGCGGACTACGAGCAGATCTCCAAGGGCGTGTACCGGGTGCGGGTCCCGCGCGGCGACTACGTCGTGGACACCGTGTTGGACGATGCCGGGGGCACCTCCGCGCTGGTCCGCCCGCGGCTCTCGCTGACCGGGGACACCACGGTCGTCTTCGACGCGCGCAAGGCGAAGCCGGTCGGGATCACCGCGCCGCAGGGCGCGAAGATGTCCGACGGCCAGCTCAACCTCGCCGTGGGCACCGGGGATACCGGGGACACCGGGAGCGATTCGCACAACAGCACCCTGTTCTGGGGAACGTTCAAGAACCTGCGCACCGCGACCCTGGGACCGACCGCCCCGGCCGGGAGGCTCAGCACGCAGCTCGGCGGCCTGTGGCAGAAGGGCAGCACCACCTACCACCTGCTCCACAACCTGCCCGACCGCTTCCCCACCGGCTATCGGCACACCACGCGCATGAACGAACTGGCCCTGCTGAAGCGGGACTTCGGCTCGTCCGTCGCGCACCGCAAGGGCATCGTCAACGTCCTGTGGAGCGGCCCCACCCTGTCACTGGGCACGGTGAGCGACCCCTTCCCCCTGCCGACGACCGCGAAGATCTACGTCACCACGCCCAAGGGCTTCAAGTGGACGGCCAACCTGGGCCAGCGAAACGCCTCCGGAGACGACGAGGACGTCTTCTACGGCACGGAGCGCGCGAGGTCGTACCAGGCGGGCCGGACCTACGCGGCCACGTACAACGTCGGTGTCTTCAGCCCGATCACCGGCGGCCCGTACGGCGCACAGCGCGACGGCGACACCCTGGACCTGTGCGTCCCCGACCTCGCCGACGGGAGCGGACACCCCGCCTACTCCACAGCGAAACGCCGCACCACGGTCACCGCGGACGGCAGCACCCTGCTCGACAACGACGGCGACCTCTGCCAGACCGTGGAGAAGCTCCCGTCCGTCCCGGCCCGCTACACGATCCGAACGAACCTGACCCGCCCGCCAGGCGTGGCCACGACCACGAGCCGCCTGACATCGGCCTGGACCTTCACGTCCAGCCCGTCCGACTCCGGCTCGCTGCCCCTCTCCACGGTCCGCTTCCACCCGAAGCTCACCCCGACCGGCACGGCCCCCGCGGGCCGCCGCACCACGATCCCCCTCTCCCTCCAGGGCCCGGCGGCCACTGACCTGAAATCCCTGACGGTGAAGGTTTCCTACGACGCCGGCAAGACCTGGTCCCCCGCCCCGGTGACCACCACCCACGGCAAAAGGACCCTCACCCTGACCCACCCGGAAAACGCCCGCTCGGTCTCCCTCAAATCAACCCTGACCGACATCACCGGCAACACCTACGCGGTGACGATCCTGAAGGCATACCTCCTGGCCTGACGTGGCCCAGACACTCCTCGACGTGGTCAATTGCGGCGGAGGGACGACTGGGGGAAGGCTCGGAAGGCTGCACCCGGGCAACACGCTCGCCTCGACGGCGGGAGCCGGCACCCGGGAGCTGATGACGCGCATGGGCCACCGCAGCTCCCGAGCCGCGCTGATCCACCAGCACATGACCAGCGACCGGGACCGGACCATCGCCGACCGGCTTGGGGCCATGATCCGGGGCGGGGGAGTGGTCACCCCCGAGCCCCCTGAAAAGGATCGGGCGGGCTCATAGCGGCACGGATGTGGCACGGCGCCTGAAATGGCCAAGGGCCAGCCTGGGAGGAAACCCCTCCTGAGCTGGCCCTTAGTCGTGTGCCCCCGGCAGGATTCGAACCTGCGACACCCGCTTTAGGAGAGCGGTGCTCTATCCCCTGAGCTACGAAGGCGGACGGTGGCCGTGAAGGTCACTGGCGTCAGCGTACCGGATGTGCTGGGCTGCGGCGTGGGGGTTCCCCGGGGTCAGAGGAGGGGGATCCGGGTGAAGTGCCCCGCCGCGCGCAGCTCCCCCTCGATGCGGGCCGCCGTCAGGCGCAGTTCGGGCAGGAGCTGCTCGACGCACTCCTCCGCCGTGCGGCCCGCCGCGTGCAGGGCCACGTTCACGGCGGCGACGACCCGGCCCGTACGGTCGTGCAGGGGGACGGCGATCGTGCGCAGTCCGTCCTCCCAGTCCTCGTCGAGCAGGGCGTAGGACTGGTTCTCCGCCAGCAGCACCCGGCCCAGCGACGTCGCCGCGGCCGGCAGCCGGGTACCCACCCTGATGTCCACGCCCATGATTCGCGGCGACACGGCCCTCGCCGTGTACTGGATCTCCGGGCTCGAGTCCGGCCCCGGCCCCGACGGCACCAGGATCGCCAGTGCCGTCGACTCGCCCACCCGTGCCGAGAGGTCCGCCAGGTGGGGCGCGGCGATGCGGGGGAGGGTCGTACGGGAGAGGGGCGGGAAGCCCAGGGACAGGACCCGGGGGGTCAGGACGAAGGTGCGGGACTCCGGCTGTCCGCGGACCAGGCCCAGGTGTTCGTAGGTGATCAGGGCCCGGCGGGCGGTCGCCCGGGCCAGGCCGGTCGCCCGTGCCACGTCCGTCAGGGTCAGCGCGGCCCTGCCCTCGCCGAACGCCGTCAGGACCGTCAGGCCGCGCGCGAGGGACTCGATGAACTCCCGGCCCAGTTCGTGCTTGGACGCGCCGATCCAGGCGGCCGATCCCGAGGGCGGCGGGCCCGGGTCCGGCTCCGGGGCCTCGGCCAGTTCGCGTTCCATCTCGGCCACCGTCGCCCGCAGCCGCGGCAGCAGGGTGTCGCGCAGGTCCGCCGCCGTGTGGCGGCTGGTGTGGCTCACGACGTTCGCCACGCAGGCGATCCGGCCCGTGCGCGGATCCCGTACGGGCACGGAGACCGCCACCAGACCCGGTTCGATCAACTGGTCGTCCAGCGCCCAGCCGTTCCGGCCGGCGTGCGCCGCCCTCGCCTCGAACTCGCCCTTCGGGGGCGGGAGTTCCCGTGGCGGTACGGCCGGGAAGCCGCGGTTCTCCGGGTCCGCCGCCCGGCGCTCGCGCCACGTCCGCCAGTCGTCGTCCGTCCACTCGGAGGCGAACAGGGGCCCCGGCGCGGTGCGTTCGGCGGGGAGCAGGTCGCCGATGCGGAAGCTGAGGGACATCGCGCGGCGGCGGGTGGCCTGGTGGATGAAGCGGATGCCGTCACGGTCGGCGACCGCCAGCGACACCGACTCGTCCAGCTCGTCGGCGAGGGCGTCGGCCCGCGAGGAGAGCAGGGCGGGCAGACGCAGGGCGGCGAGATAGGCGTTGCCGAGTTCCATGAGCCGGGGGGTCGCCACCGCGTCCCGGCCGTCGAGACGGACGTATCCCATGCGGGCCAGCGTCGACGTGATGCGGTCGACCGTGGATCGCGCCAGGCCCGTCGCCCGCTCCAGGCCGCTCAGGCTCAGCGTTCCGCCCGCCTCGGTCAGCTCCCGCAGCACCCTGACCCCCCGGATCAGCGGCGCGACCGCCTCGGCCGGCACGGCGGACTCCGGTACCGGCACGGCGGACTCCGGTACCGGCACGGCGGACTCCGGTACCGGCGGGGGAGTGGTCGTCTTGGCGGGCATCGGCTCTCCGGTACGGCGGTCGCGGCAGGCCTACGGTAATCCGCCACGGCACCGACGGCGTGCCACGGCCCCGGGAGGAGCCGACGGCCCACCGCCATCCCTCCGTCACCGCCACTCGCTATTCCCGCGTCACCGCCACCCCCCTATCCCCGCGTCACCGCCACCCGGTAGTCGCCGTCCCCGTCCGCCCCCAGCACCCGCACCCGGATGCCCCTGGCCGGGTCACGGAACTCCTCGCCGGCCGCGAACGGGGCGTCGGAGAGTTCCGCGTGGACGTTGGGGCTGCGCGTGCAGCCCCCGCTGTCGCGCCGGGCGTCGTACACGCGCACCGGGCCCCGGCCGGTGTCCACGTCCGCGTCGACCTTGTAGACGAGGACGCCTGGCCGGCACACCGTCTCGTCGTTGCCCTCGCGGGTGCGCAGCTCGACCGCGTAACCGGTGCGGCGGCCCAGGGGGACGAAGAGGAGCTTGGTGCCGAGGCCGGAGCGGGCCAGGGGGGTCAGCGTGTACTCCGAAGTCCCGGGCGCGGTCACGCAGTTGACCTGTGTCGCGTCCAGCCAGCCGAGCTTCCACTTGTGCCAGCCGAGCAGGTCGTTGTTGGCGCCCCAGTCCTCGCTCATGATGTCCCAGTGGCCGACCGAGCCCCCGCCGTTCTGGGTGTAGAGGTCGGGCAGGCCGAAGACATGGCCGTTCTCGTGGGGCAGGACCCGGTAGCCGGTCTGCGGGTAGGAACCCGAGCCGTCGTCCTGGCGGGAGTACACGAAGGAGGCGTTGGCGACGGGGACGCCGTCGGCGACCGGGGCGTCGGGGTTGCCGGCGAAGGTCACCGACAGGACCGTGTCGAGGGCGGAGGGGCCGGCGTTCGGGGTCACCAGGACGTTCAGGAAGTCGTACGCCCGGAAGTCCACCTTGGGATCGGCGGCGGCCACGATGTCCTGGACGAGTCGGCGGTAGCCGGGGTCGAAGGGGGCGCCGCGCTCTATGCCGTAGGCCCGGAACGACCTCGGCATGCGCAGCCAGTCGGTGATCGGGGCCTCGGGGCGGTAGTCGAGGCGGCCGTAGGAACTGGTGCGGAACCAGTTCTGGGTTTGCGGGAAGAACTCGTCGAAGCGGCTCTTGGCGGTGCCGGAGCCGGGGGCGTCGGAGAAGTCGATCATCAGGGTGAGGGCGTGGACGGTGCCGGTGGAGCGGGAGTAGCCGCTGGGCGTGGGCAGGCCCTCTGACATCTGGACCGCCGGGCCGCCGCTGATCTGACAGGCGCCGTGGGTGTCGGAGCGGGCCAGGGCGGTCGGGCCGGCGGTCGTGGTCCCGGGGACGAGGCGCTCGGTCCCGGCCGAGGTGCTGACCGCGAGGGTCAGCGCGGTCACGGACGCGAGGGCGGCGGCGCGGCGCGGGCGTATACGACGTCTGGTCCACGGCATGCGAGCACCCTTCGGAGCGCGGCAGCCGCTGGTCAGAAGGCTGCTCCTCTTCGATCACCCTGTGCCGGGGCAGGGGCGCACGCGCGCTGGAGGAGACCGAACGTGGGTATCGCCGATCTGTGACTCAGGTCACAACATAATTTCCCCTCAACCCGAAATAACCGGGGAGCGTCTCCCCGTTTAGACCAGTGTCCGAGCGAAACGGGGAACGAATCCCCGGATCGCCCCGCCCAACCGAGGAGTCCACCGTGCAGACCGCTCTCTCCGCGCAGCGCAAGGCGCCCCGCGCCGACGCCCTGCGCAACCGCGAGCGGATCGTCACCGCCGCCAGCGAGATGTTCACCGAGTTCGGCCCCGACGTGCCGCTCGACGAGATCGCCCGCCGGGCCGGCGTCGGCAACGCCACGGTGTACCGCAACTTCCCCGACCGCGACGCGCTCGTCCGTGAGGTCGTCTGCTCCGTCATGGACCGGACGTCCGAGGCGGCCGAGCTCGCGCTCGCGCAGACCGGGGATGCCTTCGGCGCCCTGGAGCGCTTCGTGCACGCCGCCGCCGACGAGCGGATCACGGCACTGTGCCCGATGATCCAGGGCTCCTTCGACCAGTACCACCCCGACCTGGTGGCCGCACGCGAACGCATCGTGCAGCTCGTCGAGCAGCTCATGGACCGGGCCAGGTCGGCCGGTCAGCTCCGCGGGGACGTGAGCGTCGGTGACCTGATGGTCGCCGTGGCCCAGTTGTCCCGGCCCCCGGCCGGCACCGCCTGCCTCACCCTCGACGGGTTCGTGCACCGCACCCTTCAGCTGTTCCTGGACGGACTGCGGGCCCCGGCCCGCTCCGTACTGCCGGGTGTGGCCCTGACCACGGAGGACCTCCGCCAGACCTGATCCGACCGACGCGAACCGATTAGTTCGGCGCGCGAGCACAGTCTCTACAACGACTTTCGACCGGCCGTCGCTGATGACGGACCGTCCCCTTTCACATTCTTTTTCCGTTCCGAAGTCCCGAAGTGGGTACCCCCATGTCTGCAACAGCCGTAAAGGCCTCTGGTGCACCAGCCGTGTCCGGTGACGCCAACCGCTGGAAAGCGCTCGTCTTCATCGCGCTCGCTCAGCTGATGGTCGTGCTGGACGCGACCATCGTGAACATCGCCCTGCCCTCCGCCCAGGCCGACCTGGGCATAACCGACGGCAACCGCCAGTGGGTCGTCACGGCCTACGCCCTCGCCTTCGGTGGCCTCCTGCTCTTCGGCGGCCGGATCGCCGACCTGTGGGGCCGCAAGCGCGCCTTCGTCGTCGGCCTGATCGGCTTCGCCGCGGCCTCCGCGCTGGGTGGCGCCGCCACCAGCGGCGGCATGATGTTCGGTGCCCGCGCCCTGCAGGGCGCCTTCGGCGCACTGCTCGCGCCCGCCGCGCTCTCCCTGCTCGCCGTGATGTTCACGGACGCCAAGGAGCGCGCCAAGGCCTTCGGCATCTACGGCGCGATCGCCGGTGGCGGCGGCGCCGTGGGCTTCATCCTCGGCGGTGTGCTGACCGAG from Streptomyces sp. CC0208 carries:
- a CDS encoding RNA polymerase sigma factor → MTTDMRTRVRNGDPDAFAELFDACARAVYNHAFRLTADWSLAEDVMSTTFMEAWRRRASVEAEGGSLRPWLLGIATNVARSHHRGNRRYRNAASAAAAAHAAEERVEDHAEETAGRLDDRRRINATLAALSLLKRPEREVLTLCLWEGMEYAEAARALGVPVGTVRSRLSRARSKLRKLADAQLLGEKREPTRTNRQITGDRGYAVRSAQEGNR
- a CDS encoding S8 family peptidase; the protein is MRDRTTSASLAALLVAGLMTGVSVAATGSGLGVRTQDTATVAAPGSPALGARTPGSASAAGRYVTLLTGDRVRLDARGRVTGVRRAPGREHVPVSVRGVGGDQYVVPADAAALIGQGVLDMRLFDVSGLIRAGYDDTRRGTLPLIVSYEGKSAQRRSTQKSLVADADATVSRELPSVAGAAITVPKAGADDMWQALTEEQGVARVWLDGRFKAPADEDGAKSREADGKADGEAGGEAAGGVAQIGAPTAWAAGYDGKGVKVAVLDTGVDTTHPDLASAVKASKNFTGTGSTDDMAGHGTHVAATLAGSGARSGGRYKGVAPGAGILNAKVLDDSGEGSDSSVIAGLEWAAGQGAKVANLSLGQEDTPGEDPVEAAVNALSKSTGMLTVAAAGNEGPDAGTVDSPGAAESALTVGAVDGEDRLADFSSTGPTADSALKPDLTAPGVDIVSARAAHGHMGDPAADGYVAMSGTSMATPHVAGAAAILAQRHPDWTGARIKQALTASTTPTSGATVYQQGTGRVDVSRALEGAVASEQTSVSFGKQRWPHTDDRPVTQHITYRNDGDHPVTLDLTATATGPGGSTAPEGMFTLSTTQLTVPAGGTAGVDLTADTRVEAADGAYSGTLVATARNGAEPAAADPAAVRTAFGVVREAEAYDLTLKFLDRGGRPVSAPLTEVLGYSGTYWTTNLADYEQISKGVYRVRVPRGDYVVDTVLDDAGGTSALVRPRLSLTGDTTVVFDARKAKPVGITAPQGAKMSDGQLNLAVGTGDTGDTGSDSHNSTLFWGTFKNLRTATLGPTAPAGRLSTQLGGLWQKGSTTYHLLHNLPDRFPTGYRHTTRMNELALLKRDFGSSVAHRKGIVNVLWSGPTLSLGTVSDPFPLPTTAKIYVTTPKGFKWTANLGQRNASGDDEDVFYGTERARSYQAGRTYAATYNVGVFSPITGGPYGAQRDGDTLDLCVPDLADGSGHPAYSTAKRRTTVTADGSTLLDNDGDLCQTVEKLPSVPARYTIRTNLTRPPGVATTTSRLTSAWTFTSSPSDSGSLPLSTVRFHPKLTPTGTAPAGRRTTIPLSLQGPAATDLKSLTVKVSYDAGKTWSPAPVTTTHGKRTLTLTHPENARSVSLKSTLTDITGNTYAVTILKAYLLA
- a CDS encoding M6 family metalloprotease domain-containing protein, which translates into the protein MPWTRRRIRPRRAAALASVTALTLAVSTSAGTERLVPGTTTAGPTALARSDTHGACQISGGPAVQMSEGLPTPSGYSRSTGTVHALTLMIDFSDAPGSGTAKSRFDEFFPQTQNWFRTSSYGRLDYRPEAPITDWLRMPRSFRAYGIERGAPFDPGYRRLVQDIVAAADPKVDFRAYDFLNVLVTPNAGPSALDTVLSVTFAGNPDAPVADGVPVANASFVYSRQDDGSGSYPQTGYRVLPHENGHVFGLPDLYTQNGGGSVGHWDIMSEDWGANNDLLGWHKWKLGWLDATQVNCVTAPGTSEYTLTPLARSGLGTKLLFVPLGRRTGYAVELRTREGNDETVCRPGVLVYKVDADVDTGRGPVRVYDARRDSGGCTRSPNVHAELSDAPFAAGEEFRDPARGIRVRVLGADGDGDYRVAVTRG
- a CDS encoding SDR family oxidoreductase yields the protein MAANVNESRGTVSAQLLRGQKALVTGANSGIGLATAIALGRAGADVVVNYVVGAEDAENVVKEIESFGVRAYAHEADVSDEGQVTAMVARMVEEFGTIDIMVANAGLQRDSAVTEMTLAQWQKVIDVNLTGQFLCAREAAKEFVRRGVVEEVSRSAGKIICMSSVHQVVPWSGHVNYASSKGGVGMLMQTLAQELAPKRIRVNAVAPGAIRTPINRDAWSTPEAEADLLRLIPYRRVGDPEDIANAVVAVASDLLDYVVGTTLYVDGGMTLFPGFATGG
- a CDS encoding helix-turn-helix domain-containing protein — its product is MPAKTTTPPPVPESAVPVPESAVPVPESAVPAEAVAPLIRGVRVLRELTEAGGTLSLSGLERATGLARSTVDRITSTLARMGYVRLDGRDAVATPRLMELGNAYLAALRLPALLSSRADALADELDESVSLAVADRDGIRFIHQATRRRAMSLSFRIGDLLPAERTAPGPLFASEWTDDDWRTWRERRAADPENRGFPAVPPRELPPPKGEFEARAAHAGRNGWALDDQLIEPGLVAVSVPVRDPRTGRIACVANVVSHTSRHTAADLRDTLLPRLRATVAEMERELAEAPEPDPGPPPSGSAAWIGASKHELGREFIESLARGLTVLTAFGEGRAALTLTDVARATGLARATARRALITYEHLGLVRGQPESRTFVLTPRVLSLGFPPLSRTTLPRIAAPHLADLSARVGESTALAILVPSGPGPDSSPEIQYTARAVSPRIMGVDIRVGTRLPAAATSLGRVLLAENQSYALLDEDWEDGLRTIAVPLHDRTGRVVAAVNVALHAAGRTAEECVEQLLPELRLTAARIEGELRAAGHFTRIPLL
- a CDS encoding CU044_5270 family protein, which gives rise to MNASPSHRPHPAEWTETQSLLPSAERDLPAGRHQFHKEQMMARIHEDLRTSSRTSATSRVAPVKRSNPFLRRTILLPAAAFALAGAVVGGLALTGGGTDGGRTALATGPALTTRIGAADAKGAPQLLERISLAAADTSAPTPRKGQYIYIASKVADSYVKTDGDKSEAVSKELHSRQVWNSLDGRDGWLIEAGETSDEGITLKSDVPFSGAYNALAGLPTDPDALLQRIYRASDANRDPEVPRDQAAFVAIGDLLFESYPPAEVGAALYKAAAKIPGVVSVDDAVDATGRHGVAIARENPVAGERTEWIFDKKTLRFLGERIVVVKATAGNPLKVGTVTHTSAITERAVVDAAQQVPGQVS